TGGCGTCGTCGCCGCCACCGTCGCCGCAGGCCGTGAGCAGAGCCGCCAGCGCGGCGGCCGTTGCGGCGACCCGAACCGCGCGTGCGGTCGCTCCGTACTGCGTACTCATGCGTGTCATTCCTCTGCGTTCCTTCACGGTCAGTCCTCGGTCAGCCGCACCTCGAAGAGGTCGGACATGTCGGGGAGGGCTTCGGGGTCCAGGTCCACCTGCGTGCCCTCGCAATCCAAGGACCCGGGGGACGGCTTCTTCTTGTCCGCGGAGGTTTCGTCACCGGCCGGGTCATCAGCCGGAGGCTCCTCGGCCGTTGGTTCGTCGGCGGCGGCTTCGAAACTGCACCGAGGCACGATGACGGCCGTGGCCGTGGCGACCGCGTGCTGGCCCTCGGTCCCCGGCAGAATCGTGTCACCGACGGGCTTCGCCGAACGGACGGACACATGGAAGCCCCACCGTCCGTCACCCAGTGGCGAACACCCGGTCACGCTCGCCCCGTTGCTGGCGGCGTACGCGTGGCTCGCCCCGCAGCCGTTCTCACCCGTCAGTGCGCCGTCGAACAATTCTCCCCAGCCTTCGAGGTCGAGGTCGCCCAAGACGAACCGGTCCCTCGACTCCTTCGCCGCCGCCAATACCGCGGCGTCCGCCGCCGACTGCGCGCCATTGCGGGTCGCCCCCGCCTGGCCGACCGCGAAGAACGCGAGCGCGAGGAAGAGCAGGCTCACCACCATGAAGATGTACAGCGGTGAAGCCTGCCCCGACTCCCACTCGCGGCCGGCCGCTCCCGTCAGCCGCCGAGAATCGCGGAGACGCGGGCGATCAGGTTCGTGGCGATGGTCGCGCCCACGCCCGAGCCGACCAGCGCGGCGATGATCACCCCCACAAGAATGATCACCCCCACGTACTCCACCGCCCCCTGGCCGCGGTCGTCGCGGCGTTTCAGGGCCGCTGTCGTGGTGTTCGCCCAGGTGCCCACG
This genomic window from Streptomyces thermolilacinus SPC6 contains:
- a CDS encoding pilus assembly protein TadG-related protein, with the protein product MTGAAGREWESGQASPLYIFMVVSLLFLALAFFAVGQAGATRNGAQSAADAAVLAAAKESRDRFVLGDLDLEGWGELFDGALTGENGCGASHAYAASNGASVTGCSPLGDGRWGFHVSVRSAKPVGDTILPGTEGQHAVATATAVIVPRCSFEAAADEPTAEEPPADDPAGDETSADKKKPSPGSLDCEGTQVDLDPEALPDMSDLFEVRLTED